A window from Leptothermofonsia sichuanensis E412 encodes these proteins:
- a CDS encoding ATP-binding protein, which produces MITGPRTSFTSFSPNLRATDASANYWLAQVTRRLRREVCWRWHLQGATAVPPAPLPPPTDALLTSLDLTRYWEQKCQFFQTDVTARYLSEQLLDPPPATDGAALGSLGWAIATLCLDPVSTFVLALGLTATFDHAAGAVIAACLNDATTTHPTLALAQQLWDEPEAVLAIADPAHPLWRSGLLHLDNAAHPSLTWHSPISVPPLVATLLLFPDTPLPSSLTPLTASASPLSDQARLVAGRLRAHPARALRIVPIRRAGGTPVAPVLQGMAQITRRPIVMVQSSGGFTDQATPYWKSLATACWLRGVDLFIPHYPPHAGKGEHSPAAVDWFALSSLPITLFLGIADRQALASVPTEALFPIVEVPRLSYGDRLQYWQQALGTTDPNLTQAMAECARRFRYEPETIQTICDGLKGLDQPLRATDLVTACRAELDLDLGELAQEVTPRFHGEELVLPAKQTRLFQEIEQAMRSLTRVHYDWGTAQVWNECGISVLFTGPPGTGKTMAAEILAGCLHLPMYRIDLSQVVNKYIGETEKNLKRLFDAADLSDIILFFDEADALFGRRTEVKDAHDRYANLEISYLLERMERFKGLAILASNRKQDLDEAFLRRLRYIVDFPMPDLTERKRIWQQVIPETVDASALDIEFLSRQFPLAGGHIRSIVFNACLQTAGHPNQNGDRPQLTMAPVIAAVKREYDKLNRPVSLEQFGIYAQLVEGMEA; this is translated from the coding sequence ATGATCACCGGGCCGAGGACCTCCTTCACCAGCTTTTCCCCCAACCTGCGGGCAACCGATGCCAGTGCTAATTACTGGCTGGCTCAGGTGACGCGGCGGCTGCGGCGAGAGGTTTGCTGGCGCTGGCATTTGCAGGGGGCAACGGCTGTCCCGCCTGCCCCCCTGCCGCCCCCGACCGATGCCCTCCTCACCAGCCTGGACCTGACCCGCTACTGGGAGCAAAAATGTCAGTTTTTCCAGACGGATGTGACCGCCCGCTACCTCTCAGAACAACTCCTGGATCCTCCCCCAGCCACCGATGGGGCTGCCCTGGGTTCCCTGGGTTGGGCGATCGCCACCCTCTGCCTCGATCCGGTTTCCACCTTTGTGCTGGCGCTGGGACTGACGGCCACCTTTGACCACGCTGCTGGTGCTGTCATTGCGGCTTGCCTGAATGATGCCACCACCACCCATCCCACCCTGGCTCTGGCGCAACAATTGTGGGATGAACCGGAGGCTGTGCTGGCGATCGCCGATCCTGCCCATCCTCTCTGGCGCTCTGGATTGCTGCACCTGGATAATGCGGCTCATCCCAGCCTGACCTGGCATAGCCCGATCAGCGTCCCACCCCTGGTTGCCACTCTGCTACTGTTCCCCGACACCCCCCTGCCATCCAGCTTAACCCCCCTGACCGCCAGTGCCTCCCCCCTCTCCGATCAGGCGCGACTGGTTGCGGGGCGACTGCGTGCCCACCCTGCCCGGGCATTGCGGATTGTGCCCATCCGTCGGGCTGGCGGCACGCCGGTTGCGCCCGTACTGCAAGGAATGGCCCAGATCACCCGGCGTCCGATTGTGATGGTGCAGTCATCAGGTGGGTTCACTGACCAGGCAACCCCCTACTGGAAGTCGCTGGCAACCGCGTGCTGGTTACGGGGCGTCGATTTGTTTATCCCCCACTACCCGCCCCATGCCGGTAAGGGAGAGCACAGTCCGGCAGCCGTTGACTGGTTTGCCCTGTCATCGCTCCCGATCACTCTCTTTCTGGGGATTGCAGACCGTCAGGCACTGGCTTCGGTGCCCACCGAGGCTCTGTTTCCCATCGTGGAGGTGCCTCGCCTGTCCTATGGCGATCGCCTGCAATATTGGCAGCAAGCCCTGGGAACCACCGATCCCAATCTGACCCAGGCAATGGCTGAATGTGCCCGTCGTTTTCGCTATGAACCGGAAACCATCCAGACAATCTGCGATGGCTTGAAAGGGCTGGATCAACCCCTGCGGGCAACGGATCTGGTAACGGCCTGCCGGGCCGAACTGGATCTGGACCTGGGTGAACTGGCCCAGGAGGTCACCCCCCGCTTCCACGGGGAAGAACTGGTGTTGCCCGCCAAACAAACCAGGTTGTTCCAGGAAATTGAGCAGGCGATGCGATCGCTGACCCGGGTCCATTACGACTGGGGTACTGCCCAGGTCTGGAACGAGTGCGGCATTTCCGTTCTGTTCACGGGTCCGCCAGGGACAGGCAAAACCATGGCAGCCGAAATTTTGGCAGGTTGTCTGCATCTGCCCATGTACCGGATTGATCTGTCCCAGGTGGTCAACAAGTACATCGGCGAAACGGAGAAAAACCTGAAGCGGTTATTTGATGCGGCTGATCTATCTGACATCATTCTCTTTTTTGATGAAGCCGATGCTCTGTTCGGGCGGCGAACTGAAGTCAAAGACGCCCACGATCGCTACGCCAATTTAGAAATCAGCTATCTGCTGGAACGAATGGAGCGCTTTAAGGGATTGGCCATTTTAGCCAGTAACCGCAAACAGGATCTGGATGAAGCCTTTTTGCGCCGATTGCGCTATATCGTGGATTTTCCGATGCCTGATCTGACTGAACGCAAACGCATCTGGCAACAGGTTATCCCTGAAACCGTAGATGCTTCAGCCCTGGACATAGAGTTCCTGTCCCGTCAATTTCCCCTGGCAGGAGGACACATTCGATCCATTGTTTTCAATGCCTGTTTGCAAACAGCCGGGCACCCAAACCAGAATGGCGATCGCCCTCAATTAACCATGGCACCCGTCATTGCAGCGGTGAAACGGGAATATGACAAATTGAATCGCCCGGTCAGCCTGGAACAATTTGGTATTTATGCCCAATTAGTGGAGGGAATGGAAGCATGA
- a CDS encoding DUF4255 domain-containing protein, which produces MAFADTGHAIGAVSQLLQSYLILRLAGTVSNIRVGRPEATGTGITNPRLNLFLYEVQFEPSLRNQSLDEGQPAPLWLVLKYMLTAFDLQGESDSINAHHLLGEGIRALQEMSFLRLRSTLGSEILAPLQDNPEELKVTFDETSADLISKLMQGPDEKYRCSIGFEVRPVMIVTSEPSSYSLLVGIDYTQTETVTEGGSTYTRNLVIGEAGIQIPVLPSLGPMLTRVTPEKFEAGAALNLEGTGLDATGLVVRLGTTPLTILNRTPTLVQCQVDGAISDGSTLSAGSLPLVVEQPLPGGRLRSSNLLIANLLPRLESATAVAPSPSEMAEGIVLNVNLTGRLLGKERDDGVVALYQDGQTKYQTDDVIIPVIPEPPPLQTNRRARFRSPQPIPAGSYRVILRVNGQQAITSLEVNVQ; this is translated from the coding sequence ATGGCATTTGCCGATACCGGACACGCGATCGGTGCTGTCAGCCAGCTCTTGCAGTCTTACCTGATTCTCCGTTTAGCGGGAACGGTCAGCAACATTCGGGTGGGCAGACCGGAAGCCACGGGTACTGGTATCACCAATCCCCGGCTGAACCTGTTTCTGTACGAGGTTCAGTTTGAACCCAGTCTGCGAAATCAATCCCTGGATGAGGGGCAACCCGCTCCCCTGTGGCTGGTGCTGAAGTATATGCTGACGGCGTTTGACCTCCAGGGCGAAAGTGACAGCATCAATGCCCACCACCTTCTGGGAGAAGGAATTCGAGCGTTACAGGAAATGTCGTTCTTGAGGTTAAGGAGTACCTTAGGCAGCGAAATCCTCGCTCCCCTCCAGGACAATCCAGAGGAACTCAAAGTTACCTTTGACGAAACATCGGCAGATTTAATTTCAAAGTTAATGCAGGGACCTGATGAAAAGTATCGCTGTTCCATTGGCTTTGAAGTGCGCCCAGTCATGATTGTGACCAGTGAACCATCATCCTATTCCCTGCTAGTGGGGATTGATTACACCCAGACAGAAACCGTGACGGAAGGGGGGAGCACCTATACCAGAAACCTGGTGATTGGCGAAGCGGGGATTCAAATTCCGGTGTTGCCTTCCCTGGGTCCGATGCTGACCCGGGTGACACCTGAAAAATTTGAGGCGGGTGCTGCTCTCAATCTTGAGGGCACGGGGCTGGATGCCACTGGACTGGTTGTTCGTCTGGGCACCACTCCCCTCACAATTTTGAACCGCACCCCCACTCTGGTGCAATGTCAGGTCGATGGCGCAATCAGCGATGGCAGCACGCTGTCCGCTGGCAGCCTGCCCCTGGTTGTGGAGCAACCCCTACCCGGTGGCAGACTGCGATCGAGTAATTTATTAATTGCCAATCTGCTGCCTCGCTTAGAGAGCGCAACAGCCGTGGCTCCCTCTCCCAGCGAAATGGCAGAGGGGATTGTTTTGAATGTCAACCTGACAGGACGGCTACTGGGGAAAGAGCGGGATGATGGGGTTGTGGCACTGTACCAGGATGGTCAGACCAAATACCAGACGGACGATGTGATCATCCCGGTGATACCGGAGCCTCCTCCGCTTCAGACCAATCGGCGGGCACGTTTTCGTTCGCCCCAACCCATCCCGGCAGGAAGCTATCGGGTCATCCTGCGGGTAAATGGGCAACAGGCAATTACCAGCCTGGAGGTGAATGTGCAATGA